The genomic interval ataaacacctccattacatcctcaataaaatcagagaaaattgacatcattgctctttggaatgttgctggtgcattgcacagtccaaatggcatccttcgatatgcaaaggtaccataaggacaagtgaatgtcgttttctcttggtcatttgggtgtatagggatttggaaaaatccagagtatccatcaaggaaacaataatAAGGATGGTTAGCTAGCCTCTCTAACATCTGATCAATGAATGGTAAagggaaatgatcctttctagaggctgcattcagttttcgatagtcaatgcacatcctatgtccagttattgttcttgttggtattaacTCATCATTTTCGTTCTTAACAACTGTTATGCCACCTTTTTTAGGAACTACATGCACAGGTGAAACCCAATTGCTATCAGAGATAGGATAGATCACACCAgcatctaacaatttgattatctcttttttaacaacatctttcaaattaggatttaatcttctttggtgttcaattgaagttttagattcatcctctagatgtatcctatgcatgcacaaagatggtgagattcctttaatgtcatcaagtgagtatcctagtgcttttctatactttttaagttcatttaaaagcatagacaattcattctcagtcagctcactactcacaatgacaggatatgtctcattaggtccaaggaaagcgtaccttacaccatggggaagaggtttaagctccacttttggtgccTTGAGCTCACTCCAATCAGCTTGATGGAGGTTCTCTTGAATGTCTGCTGAGGCAGCATGTTGAGTCATTTGTGGCAACTCCATGAACTCATCTTCTCCATCCTCCTCAAGGTGAACATCTAGCCTTCTTACTAGCTCAtcactctctttgttttcaatCATTTGGGTCTCTCTTTCAATGGTCAGGGCCTGTTGAAGAGAGTCCTCAATCGCTAACTCTTCAAGGAAATCATCAGCCAAGGCATCCATCTCATCAATGTAGAATATTTCTCCTTGAGTTGtgggcttcttcatcatctccttgataTCAAAATGGAGAATGTGATCTTTTCCAAGGTGGAGATCAATTGTGCCATCTCTCACATTCACCATTGCTCCAGCAGTCGCCAAGAAAGGTCTCCCAAAGATCAAAGGATCTCTAGGCTCTTCATCCATCTCAAGCACTACAAAGTCAGTAGGCACTTCACAATTTCCTATCTTTACAGGAAGATCTTCTAGGATGCCAATGGGGAGCTTGACAGATCGATCAGCTAGCACCAAAGAGATCTTGcactttttatattgtgtaaaccCAAGCTTCTTGGCAATGGATAGTGGCATGAGGCTGACACTTGCTCCCAAGTCACatagacatttctcaaatgtcAAAGGTCCAATGGCGCATGGCAGGGTGAAACTACCAGGGTCTTCTAGCTTCCTTGGGACAGTCATTCTCTGAATAATGGCACTGCACTCGTGAGTAAGAATCACCATcccttccatctctttcttcttttgttctacagcatctttcaagaacttgctgtattgtggaaccagcataaatgcatcaattatgggcatggtgagctgaacttcactcatttgcttgtcaaacaaggcTTTGTATTTCTCTAGGAGTTGCTTTTTGAATCTTCCAGGAAAGGGAAGTTTtggctcatagggaggaggagtgAACAATTTCTCCTTTGTTGATGTAACCTCctcatttttgttctcaaaTTTCTCCTCTCCAATCTTTCTCTTGCCCTTAGCTTCAACTATCTTCTCCAATATTTCCTCATTAGTTTTCTCATCCACAAtcaccacatcatcatctacattGATGACCACCTCCCCACCTTGTTTCTCATTATCCTTAATGAGAACTTTAGGAGGCAACTCTCTTCCACTCCTTAGGGTGATTGCCTTCATTGTCTCCTTTGGGTTTTGTTCAGGCTTTCCAGGTAGTGTACCTTGTTGGCGACTTGAGCTGGCTGTCATAGagacaaactggttctccaagtttttgaacttgttgtttagatcatggtaattcccatcaatcttgttgtGTAGATTTTTCAGCTCATACCCTAATTGTTTCTCACTTCTTGCTTGTCCCTCCAATAATTGTTTTAGCATCGCTTCAGTACTACTCTCTTGTGGAGGTTGTGTTGATGATCCAGCTTGTTCTTGTGCAGgttgatttggttttggtgagaatCCAGGAGGGAAGTTCTGTTTTGGTTGGTAACCACcttggttgttgttgtagaatggcttaggctgattgttgtagaatggttttggctggtagttgttgaatggcttctgttggttgttgtagaagggtttctgttggtagttgttctgGTTTTGATAGTCATGTTCCTTCTTGTACCATGTACCCTGAGCATTGACATAGTACATATCTTCTTGGCATTCTACTCCATCAGCTTCAGAAACCATATGTAACTCCTCCTTCTTGTTCTTTTCTGATAGTAGCATGTCAATCTTTTCTTGTATTGCTTTCAGTTCTCTTTTTGTGGTCATATCTTCTCCTCCCCCACTTCTGTCTCTTCTGTCATATTCATCATTGTAGACAGAATCACTCTGTGCCATGTTCTCCAAGAGTTCTAATGCATCTTCGACAGTCCTCCCCAAGTAGTTTCCATTGCTTGCAGTGTCAAGCTGGCTTTTGAATTTAGGCAAGACTCCTCtgtagaaagtgcttagcaagcTCTCATTGTTGAAGCCATGGTGGGGACATTGAGACAAGTAGGTTCTGAATCTCTCCCATGCCTCTGAAAATCCTTCAAGTCCTTTTTGTTGAAAACCAGAGATCTGATTTCTAAGGTTTGCAGTCCTTGTAGCAGAGAAGAACTTGTTGAGGAAGGCCTTCTTGCATTCATCCCAAGTTGTGATAGTATCACTTGAGATGTTTTTCTCCCAAGTGTgagccttgtctcccaaagagaagggaaacaatctgagcttgaaagcatcctctgaaactccatttgtttttgacaagCCACAGTATTTATCAAATCTGTCAAGGTGATCTAGTGGGTCTTCCAAGGCAAGTCCATGGTACTTGTTGTTTTCAATCATGTTGATGAGGCTGGACTTGATCTCGAAATTGTTGTTGGCAACTGGCGGTCCCCTAATGCCCAACCTATTCCCATTTATGTTAGGTTGATCATATGTACCGATGGCCCTAGCTTGGCGTTGTGGTTGTCTAGGTCGAAGGTTGGCAGCTCCTTGACCATTGCCCTCTTGAGCAGCTCCAGGAGGAACTTCTTGGACATTTTGTCTATGATCATCAACTTCATAGACACCTTCCGGTTGATTCGGGTTTCTCTCCATCTCAAGCCCCAATCTATGTAAGTGGGCttgcttttctctttctcttctctgtcttccCAACTCTCTTTCTAAGGCTTTGATGTTGTCCACTCTTGGTGCAAGATTTGTTGATCCTTTGCTTCTCAAGTTCATGCACCTGTCATccaaatatatatgaagatagataattagtaacttaaaaacaaagtaaaactcAGTCTCAAGCAAAGACTCAAACGCAATGTCACAATCAGACTAggattggcaacggcgccaatttgataataggtttttctgcctattgcaaatgttgtagtgtaggggggtgaatgtcgaaccagtcctagtgatgtgaatcagtgagaatacaagtcatttcttaagctaagcagattcaatagttgtgagtgtgtgacaagtaacaatagcaaacagagcaatacaacaaggttttaatcaatttagacaagtgaatccatgggtattgggaattgacttcaagtaactaagatccaatctaggtgacaagctttcaatcaaagtaatctcttaagtctaaacacaatcttagacaagtcctatgtctaggtaaatgcccatttgcttagaaatcattaaacatcaaatgtctttggcttaattcaatcaagcaatctttaagttcaagttcaataactatctagcaattttaacatcaagtgtccttggctaatctcactagagcttagttgagttgattcaaacacttcatctaatcatgtctgatgagaagtgtttagaaatcaggtttagagtgatcaagactaaacaagcattaaaaatactcaacaagcaagttcatacaaggatctaatacaataacaccatagatcttcactaagttactctaatctccctaacccatgaattcttaaggaaactactcactaatcttcatgaaaacacttaatctcataatagattgaagcatattcaagtagatacaacagagaataaagataaacaaggattaaacaagcaaaacgaaattaaaactcaagaacagatgatgaacaattgaagaacagctcaagaacactaagaacaatgatatttcaaagagagagagttttttgACAAGTTTTTCTTTATTACCCAGTACAATACTCATGTTTCTTGCCCACTCTTTGGataaaaagaaagcaaatattatacagaaaagtaggaaaaatCGTGCAAAGGAAAAGTGGGTGGAAGAAAGTGGGAAGTTGGTTAATCCCATCAACTTTCCAGTGGTCCCCGGTAAGGGTTGATACACCTGTAGTAAATCGATTATAACTTATCCAAtacatctccaaatgacttgaaaccacttccattggaaagctaactcaatttccagtgtctccacaaattttgagcttcagaaaagatctttaaggctttcatccgtgttcatctttcactctctGAAATTCCAtgattcgggagcgacctcgctgtgtcgctgcgagaggtcgctccggatcCGTTGTCTCTGGGTGATCaatacgcgagcgactcttTCCTGTCGCTCTAGTGAGGTCGCTCCAGACtggtgatcagagcgacttggtggtgtcgctccggactggtcgctcccatgccttgctcgcccaatgaccactctaaacactcctttttgagctccaaatgcctccaagtgtctccaagaactccatgtggtactccaatacctgataaggactcatgtatgcaaaatgcaacctaaacatggctaaatcctaatctatatgatcaaaatgcatatggatgaatggataaaacaatagaaatatgcaagatatcattaCTCGCATAAGAGTTTTTAGGCGTAAGGTTCCTAAGTCTCTGTCTACCGCTGGCCATAGCAATATCGTCaatctgaagaaaaaaaaactcgaaaAATAGATGGTTATAAacaattcaaatttattatataaaaataatctaaacgTATTCTAATTTGATCATAATCTAACTCCATCCTAATCTAATTCCATCCTAAACTAATTCCAAACCTAAACTAACTAGTCGTAACGGAGTCGTAGTTTACGACTAATtagctttgattttttttaaccctaaaaccgaaacctcaaaccccaaatcatAAACATCATAAGTTATACacttccaaaccccaaaccacaaACCTCAAACATCCTAATTGAACAAACATGATCGgataagttatataaatattatttgtaatacAAAGAGTTCAATAATACAATAGAAACTCGATCACTCATCATCAGAAACATCATCCATTTCATCGTTTTCTTCAAATTCATCTTCGTGGGCTTCGTCTGTTGCATCGTCTGGAAGTTCTTCATATCCCTGGTTGTATGGATCAACAAGTAAGATATCATTTGTAGCTTGCTCTGGTACTTCTACTTCATTTACGGTATCTTCTTGTAAAGGCGGTTGTTCATCAGCCAAGACTCGACCCAGAGGTGTATCTTTTATAACGGCTAACCAAGATATTCCAGATTGTCTAATCCTCAGATATGGAATAAAACAAACTTGGTCTGCTTGAGATGCCAATATGTAGGGttcaaatttgttgtacctccgtGTAATATTTATATCAACAACTCCAAACTTGCCAtaccgaacacctctattgacggTGGGGTCAAACCAGTCACATTTGAAGAgaacgcatttcagcttcaccaGGCCGGAGAACTCCACTTCGATGATCTCTTGTAAGATTCCATAGAAATCAGTTTCACGTTTCACACATACTCCATAGTTCATTGTTGCTCGCTGACTTCCATATCCGTAAGTGTGAAAAGTGTAGCCTCGGGTGAAATACATAGATGCTGTGGTGACCTTAGCGATCGGACCTTGTATCATTTCATGAAACCATTGAGGATAGAATGGatcatcataatcaacctggatcatcaacatatatatataaatatataacttcataatcaatcttaaatattatattgtGATGTGTATACCTGTGTTTTCAACCACTTCACAAAATGTTGGTCTTTCCTTTTGTTGAGATCATTGGTTGATATCCCTGGTATAGCTTCTTCGACTTGGGCAACGAAATCACTGTTTtatgctaatatatatatatatatatatcattaaagagtactatatatatatgtgtgtggtAAAAATATGTAACGgccaaattaattttaattacctTTCAAATGTCTCAATCTCCTCGCAGTTAAGAAGTATATATGCGTGGGCACTGTGAGCATCATCTTCACTCCACCACCAAACTTCTTTCAATTTCCCACTTAGACGTCCAATCTGACAGAATATGTCTGAAACATCTTCAACAATATATGTCGGCATAAcaacaccatcatcatatcttctcgTAGTCGTTTTCCATGTTCGGACTTGGGACCCAAAGTAGTACGACGTGAAGTGAGATGTTTCCTCATTCAAACTCCcagcaactattgaaccttccaccctagCCAGATTTTTGGCTTTCcctttcaaatatttcatggctcgctcgtaaGGATAATTCATCCGAtatgaacaggtccacgaagcaatgcctcgtACGGAAGATGGACAACTAAATGTTCCATGACGTAAAAAAATGACAGAGGAAAAttttctccaagttgcacatcAAGATCGGGATATTCTCATCAAGTTGTCTGATGACATCTACAGTTAAGGTGCGTgcgctaagatctctgaaaaaatttCCTATGCCTGCAAATGTACAAGCCAACGTAAAATACATTTCATAAGTTTTTTTCCAACAAGAAGTAATAATAGCTTTATTTGTTACATGCAAGTGCCTCGTGAACATTTTTTGGAAGCaactccgcaaatgcaaatggtagaagtcgttgcataaacacatgacagtCATGGCTCTTCATCCCTGAAAACTTCTGCCCCTGCTGATAAACACATCTTGATAGATTTGAAACATATCCATCAGAAAACTTCACATCTGATGTCATCCACTTGAACAACGCTGCTTTTTCTTCTGCTGATAATCTGAAAATGGAAACCGGAATTTTCCCATCGTTTCTAATATGCAGCTCAATCCTAGAACATAATGCAGACAAATCCAACCTTGAgttcttgttatcttttgtcttcccggGGACGTTCAACAATGTATTGATGATGTTGtcaaagaagttcttctctatatgcatcacatcaagattGTGGCGTAGAAGTAGATTTTTCCAATA from Brassica napus cultivar Da-Ae unplaced genomic scaffold, Da-Ae ScsIHWf_993;HRSCAF=1395, whole genome shotgun sequence carries:
- the LOC125606817 gene encoding uncharacterized protein LOC125606817 codes for the protein MNLRSKGSTNLAPRVDNIKALERELGRQRREREKQAHLHRLGLEMERNPNQPEGVYEVDDHRQNVQEVPPGAAQEGNGQGAANLRPRQPQRQARAIGTYDQPNINGNRLGIRGPPVANNNFEIKSSLINMIENNKYHGLALEDPLDHLDRFDKYCGLSKTNGVSEDAFKLRLFPFSLGDKAHTWEKNISSDTITTWDECKKAFLNKFFSATRTANLRNQISGFQQKGLEGFSEAWERFRTYLSQCPHHGFNNESLLSTFYRGVLPKFKSQLDTASNGNYLGRTVEDALELLENMAQSDSVYNDEYDRRDRSGGGEDMTTKRELKAIQEKIDMLLSEKNKKEELHMVSEADGVECQEDMYYVNAQGTWYKKEHDYQNQNNYQQKPFYNNQQKPFNNYQPKPFYNNQPKPFYNNNQGGYQPKQNFPPGFSPKPNQPAQEQAGSSTQPPQESSTEAMLKQLLEGQARSEKQLGYELKNLHNKIDGNYHDLNNKFKNLENQFVSMTASSSRQQGTLPGKPEQNPKETMKAITLRSGRELPPKVLIKDNEKQGGEVVINVDDDVVIVDEKTNEEILEKIVEAKGKRKIGEEKFENKNEEVTSTKEKLFTPPPYEPKLPFPGRFKKQLLEKYKALFDKQMSEVQLTMPIIDAFMLVPQYSKFLKDAVEQKKKEMEGMVILTHECSAIIQRMTVPRKLEDPGSFTLPCAIGPLTFEKCLCDLGASVSLMPLSIAKKLGFTQYKKCKISLVLADRSVKLPIGILEDLPVKIGNCEVPTDFVVLEMDEEPRDPLIFGRPFLATAGAMVNVRDGTIDLHLGKDHILHFDIKEMMKKPTTQGEIFYIDEMDALADDFLEELAIEDSLQQALTIERETQMIENKESDELVRRLDVHLEEDGEDEFMELPQMTQHAASADIQENLHQADWSELKAPKVELKPLPHGVRYAFLGPNETYPVIVSSELTENELSMLLNELKKYRKALGYSLDDIKGISPSLCMHRIHLEDESKTSIEHQRRLNPNLKDVVKKEIIKLLDAGVIYPISDSNWVSPVHVVPKKGGITVVKNENDELIPTRTITGHRMCIDYRKLNAASRKDHFPLPFIDQMLERLANHPYYCFLDGYSGFFQIPIHPNDQEKTTFTCPYGTFAYRRMPFGLCNAPATFQRAMMSIFSDFIEDVMEVFMDDFSVYGSSFATCLSNLCRVLQRCEDTNLVLNWEKCHFMVNEGIVLGHKVSEKGIEVDKAKIDVMVGLAPPRTVKDIRSFLGHAGFYRRFIMDFSKIARPLTRLLCKEAAFHFDEECMEAFKNLKNALISTPIVQPPDWDLPFEIMCDASDFAVGAVLGQKRDKKSHVIYYASRTLDEAQAKYSTTEKELLAIVFAFEKFRSYLVGSKVTVYTDHAALRHLLAKKDAKPRLLRWILLLQEFDLEIKDRPGVENGVADHLSRLKVECGIPIDDRLPEEQMMAIHAVVAVCETGKKLEEVKAADEKGPWYADIVNYLATGKEPLNLEGYAKKKFYKDVKRYYWDEPYLYILCRDQLYRRAVAEEEIDGILTHCHGSSYGGHFATFKTVAKVLQAGFWWPHMFKDTQDFVSRCDSCQRRGNITKRNEMPQNPILEVEVFDVWGIDFMGPFPSSYSNKYILVAVDYVSKWVEAIASPTNDAKVVLKMFKSIIFPRFGIPRVVISDGGSHFINKLFANLLKKNGVKHKVATPYHPQTSGQVEISNREIKSILEKIVGVTRKDWSIKLDDALWAYRTAYKTPLGTTPFNLLYGKSCHLPVELEYKALWAVKLLNFDIKSAKEKRLIQLNELDEIRLEAFESSKIYKEKTKALHDKHILKRDFKEGDQVLLYNSRLKLFPGKLKSRWSGPFKIKEVKPYGAIVLWTSDGREFTINGQRAKLYLGTKSEDLGTSVPLSDPTPA